Part of the Aureitalea marina genome, CTTTTTAAAGGATACTCCCACAGATACTGATCCAATCTGTAAGGACGGTTGGGGTTGTATTTGATCCCCAGGTCGATCTGGGACGATCTAACTATGTTTACCTCGAAAAGACCAGTCTCTTCCAGATAAGACTTCATCATTTGAGATGTCTTTGGCCAGATATAGTGGTTATTCTGACCATCCAATATCAAAGCCCTCAATTTTTGCTGAGATTGATCCGGCACTTCCTTATTTCCAGTAAAAGCCCACAAGAAGAAAGACAGAGGTAGATAGAGCCAGAACATGCCAAATAGATGCCGAAGAGATGCTTTCATAACTACAGATTCACCTCCTTAAGGTAATCAATGCAAATGGCCTGCGCAAAGGGTATCTAATTGCTCAGCATGGCGGCACCGATCAAAGGTAGGTCGGGCGTGTTTTCCGGAAGAAATGCAGTTTGTTCTAATTGCAATTGATACGGGAAATCGAAAAGCCCTTCTCGCATACTCCTCTCAAAATAAGGCCACGCCTGGGAAATAGAACCTCCCAGTACGATTGCCTCAGGTGCATAAGCAAAAAGAACGATGCGAACGGCTTCTCCCAAATGAATACCAAATTGTCTAAAGGCGTCCAAGGCCTCTTTTTCTCCAGCTTTGGCTCTATTATGCATATGTTTTGCAGATTGACCGTATTCTCGCTGAAAGAAGAAACTTCCACTGTATTGCTCGACTATACCATCTTGATATGGAATCATACCTATCTCACCAGCACCGCAAAGTAGTCCCTGGTAGAGTTTTCCATGCGTAATCACACCGCATCCCAGACCGGTACCCAAGCTAAGCGCCACCATATTCTGATAGGGTTTTCCAGTACCGGCATAGTGACTTCCCAATGCAAAACAGTTAACATCGTTATTGAGCT contains:
- a CDS encoding ROK family protein, which codes for MYTKLIGVDLGGTKFEAGRAAIGMSTHEITLEAKHREAVNPAMSSDQLLEQLFACIELVLTEEVTAIGIGVPGLVNPETGEILDIQNLPAWKKIGLIQIVEEKFKLPVKLNNDVNCFALGSHYAGTGKPYQNMVALSLGTGLGCGVITHGKLYQGLLCGAGEIGMIPYQDGIVEQYSGSFFFQREYGQSAKHMHNRAKAGEKEALDAFRQFGIHLGEAVRIVLFAYAPEAIVLGGSISQAWPYFERSMREGLFDFPYQLQLEQTAFLPENTPDLPLIGAAMLSN